In the genome of Caenorhabditis elegans chromosome IV, the window AGCATCTATAAGAGCACCTCGATACACTGCTTTTCTCCGATTATCTCCATTCTCCAGCTCCGTACTTTTATCTTCTCCAACCCGATAAATTGAATGCCTATGACCAATTCTCGTAGGTTTCGCAACAGATTCTAAAGCAATCGGAGGTGGAGGTGCAACGTAATCAGGCAGAAATGGGTCATTGAAGTGATAAGGACTTTGATAGACACGACCCATTGAAGTGGATTGCTTCtgattgttgaaaatgttgcGGTAGTTGGGATTGGTAGATGTGTTGAGCTCGCGAGCACGATTACAAAGATCGATCATCGAGTCTGAAAGtttctttgtgaaaatttagttcCTAAAACATgcgattttaataaatttttgaagatatcatTAAATCACTCACCTTTACCAATCATTTTTGCCAACTTGCTCATAATCACCACTTGATCTGACGCTAACAATTGGTATCCCATACAATTCGAGTTTTCATCGTTCCTTCTGACTTCGTCTGCCGCCAGAACCAGTCTAACTAAAtcacaaatttccaattcattGTCCGGTGTGAACGCTGGACTGATTAGTGTATTGGTGACTCTATCGATAAGTTCAGAATATCTCTGCCCGAGAAGCCCATACTTTTTCCGACTTCCAACAATGCAGCCATCATTATTTTGAGCCCATGTTGCAACAGTTTTTGATAGAAGAACAGCCGATGACGGATTGAGAGCAGCTGTAGTTTTATGGTtagtttcaaacaaatttaataTAATATTACTTGATTCATCAAAAACAATCAGCTCCAACTTGGCCAGCAAACTGAGTTCATGTGGATCCGAACATTTTTGTGCGAAATCTCGAAGATTTGTAGGAAGGAAGACGACCGCCtgaatgttcaaaatattaaatttattttttaattacaggTTTTGTATTTGCATTCAATTGTATCCTattcacaattattttttatttacactATCAGGAAATAGTAAAAACACATATTTGCCATTTAACAACTACAAAATTAGTTCGATTTTAAGAAGTGCCACAAAGAAAAGTGCATTTGGCAACGTGCAAGGTGttgtcaaaaatcaatttaaaaaaagtaaaattcacTGTTTTCCTCGAAAAACTATGTATGCACAACTTACCGCATGTCCTCGTGAAATAAAATACCACAATGCCATTGTAATTGCCctcatattgaaaattgacttaTCCACCGGAAATAAGTCCATATTCTTGCGAATGATGTGGTTTAATCTGGAAATTATGAGCGGTTACTTCGATAAACAAACAAAGTAGGAACTActgaaaaccattttttacATGAGAattgtgaaacagtgaaatttagaaatagtcataaagtttcagttttcacTTGAATAGTAAAATTACTTCGCTTACTTATTGGAGACATCCGTTCCGTCAATACAAATTGGTCTTAAGTAATCATTTGTTTCTCGTCTCTTCATTGTCTGTGCATGTTGATCGTAAATCAAGGAGAATCTTGCTTTTGCCTcatcctgaaaataattaatttttagggaaacagtaacaaaaatatagaaacattttgtgataactatttttacttttattgaCTGCTCTTGTGAAGTGGTTTCTTAAAACTACTTTATTCTTCTTTTGCTTGaatcaaataatattttttgcgtATTCTTGATGAGTAcgtttcactgaaaaaagaaacaaaccTCAGTCAAATTATCCAAATTAAGATGAATCCGAAACGGTTCGTCATATTCGTCTTGTTGGTAATCCATTGTGAGTAATAATAAGAATTTTACAGTACagaaagtattgattttttatattttgaattattgataCGTGTAGAACATTAacgcatttctgaaaaatagtttaacaCGTGAAATTAAACTCgggggttttttaaaaaatttgatagaatTAAAACATATAAATTCGTAAGTAACGGAACACCAGTAAAAATGAAACACTATAAAACTGCAATGAGTTCCACAGgtagaaaatatttggaaaaaatactgaaattcaATACCAGgctaattgaatttttgtcgaTTGTAAAAATGTCTGTTTCATAAAGACATTATTACtgagattcaaaaaattaaaatattagcTTTTGTCCTCCATTTTCACCAAaacaaagaacaaaaaaaaaaagcttcacCTTACATTATCCAGAGTGTTCATGTTTTTGTGtctagtagtagtagtagtggTGCAAGTTGAAGGTCAACAAAATCTCCGTACAAAACCAAATATTCTGAACGACTTTCTCTTTTTGTGCCcgaaaaaggaatttttttcagtatttgaaTGCTCTTGGATACTACGCAGTTCTTGCTTACAAATTCATTTACTTCTGTGTCCAGCATGATGCAAATGCTAACAAGATCAAGGATGCTGATCCATTGGATTGGGATCCCGAAACTCCTTATATGGGTCCTATTGAGCAGCCTGGTAATGGTAAAGTGATCGATCTGGAAGTTGAGGGTGGCGCATCGACAAAGGATTTCTCGAAAAGAAATGCGAAGGAGAAGATAGATTGATGATTGAACTTCTTTGattgatttgaataaattattgaatcGTTTTATTGTTATTGTACAAATCGACCACTTCCTTGCTGAAATAACATAATTTCAGTTAATAGTTCCaggaattcaattaaaatcaatCTTTACATAAAATTACATAAAAAAGATTCACAGGATTTATGACTACATCATAATTGTccaaattggaagaaatttgacttttcgaataaaaactgGACTggaatcaaatcaaatttattttccaactaGCGCTCTGGTATACAAATCAGGTTAACAAagtattatttgaaaatctttctGACGCGCCCTGTTTTGAcagttcatttaaaaaattaatgtaacatttttatatattcGCGTGATCTCCTATTTTTGGATGAACTTTCAGATCTAGGACAGAGATAAGAAGGCTACTATAAATTGAGAAGGTTTTGTCATAATCTTCACTGCGAGTTCTCATAACTCCTTCAACAAGTCGCCATGGCCCATTCTGCCCAATCTGTCCCACCAGGAGACATCCAAACCCAGCCGGGTACCAAGATTGTGTTCAATGCCCCATACGACGACAAACACACCTACCACATCAAGGTGATCAACTCATCGGCTCGCCGTATTGGATACGGTATCAAGACCACCAATATGAAGAGACTTGGAGTTGATCCACCATGTGGAGTTCTCGACCCAAAGGAAGCAGTTCTTCTTGCCGTTTCCTGTGATGCTTTCGCCTTTGGACAAGAAGACACCAACAACGATCGTATCACTGTTGAGTGGACCAACACCCCAGATGGAGCTGCCAAGCAATTCCGCCGTGAATGGTTCCAAGGAGACGGTATGGTTCGTCGCAAGAACCTCCCAATCGAGTACAACCCATAGAGCTCTGTGccgttttttcaataaatgaattttgaaagatcgttgttttttctcttgtttaaaattttcagatttaaaaacgtatcaaaaaaaaaacgaatggtTCGTCGCAAGAATCTCCCGATCGAATATAACCCATAGGTGTCTTGtgcaataaatatttttatgcgtgttttttttttcattgaaacaaATAGCCTCTCTTGAGCTTTTCCTCCAATGTTTCTTCGAACACTTCTTCGATAATTCTGACCTTCGTCATCTAGCTTTTGTATAAGTCCCTCCACGAGTGCCTCACCAGTAGAAAACACTAAAACAATAAACTATTCCATTTCCATATTAAAgttttcgttttgttttcaggTTTACATCTCTATTCATCTGCTAAAAGcgattttctgcattttttaaatataatctTCCTTACATGCTAACatactttttttggtaaatacGGCAATGCTGAACAGTTTAATAAAAGAAACAAGAAGGCTCCATATCATTTTgccgtacttttgaatttttgaaaaaaaagatccTCGGTGAATGTGACTgaattgtttgtttgttttccagcactttgtgaaaaatttgtaaaaaaatttgaccgtGTGGGAGAGTTAAAcgtaaaactttattttttcaatgtttttttttcagaacatcagTGCAGTTGATTTAAATTGGTCATGCACTCAGGTTTAAGTTTGCTCTAATTCTTGCCGGTTTTTATCTGGTATTTACAGTATGCCAGTAAAGATTAGAGTATTAGAAAATCATACAAGAACTATAtgcaaaattgtcaaatttttttcaaacctcGACATGGCTTTCTGAACACAAATTGGCCATCTTTGCGCGAAAAATTGGTGAAGAACTTGGCTGCAAATAatcttaatttgaaaaattcttgttgtttttgattttcaattcaattccaaaattacgtaaaataaaatagaaaactgaaaacgtgAAGTGGAAACGCCACGTGAAGATGTTATCTTTATCCTATTTTGACCTAACAGAGCGTGTAGTTATAATTGAGATCATGGACGGCGGGGCGGATTTCGGAAGAGACAATTTGTGCGGGTAACTgccagaaaaaagaaacgatgATTACTTCAGGTGGAATAGctcggcatttggctctagcttcttgcccaagtttagcccaaaaaatattaacttggatcagaagctgtctaaacttgggcaaaagtttggcaaaagtttggcaaaacttggattcaagCTTTACCAAAGTCTAACCcaagtttcacccaactcttgccaagcTTTGGCCCAAGTTTGAAacgaaataagaaaatttagggccaaagtttggcaagagttgggtgaaacttgGGTTAGACTTTGGTAAAGcttgaatccaagttttgccaaacttttgccaaacttttgcccaagtttagacagcttctgatccaagttaatattttttgggctaaacttgggcaagaagatagagccaaatgccgagaGGTCAGGTCAAAAAGAGGTCTAGGTTCTTGTGAAaacgtatttaaaaaaaaacagaatttaaaagaaaaaagctgTTCTGGAAAAGAtactattttcttttgaaattttgttgttttgtttccaattttgataattttgcatttttcgtttaaaattaacatccttaatttttataataaaaaaaattaccacaaAAAAGTTCCCCGAAAACGCCTAACAGCACCTGacattttctgggtttttcaaatttatcataaaaatGTGTAGGCGTGAGGTAGGcgtaaacagaaaaaaacgtggctcagaaaaaaaaagatctgtattttttttcaggcccACACACTGTATATACCTGGAGGccatctaaatatttttctcgcGGTATGCATGAAGGACGCGGCTTCACTTTTTCCGCCAGCGAAAtatctttttctttctctttctcgcCACCCAAGTTGTGAGAAGACACAGTggaaaaacatggaaaagaCGATGACACGATTAATTATTTGTGATGAATTGCGGACAGGTGGAGGTGATTTTGGAATAAGAGATGTTGAGAACTTGGAGAAAAACACGAGAAAACACTTTGGGGGCATAAAACCTTTTTAGCTTCTTAGTTTCatccagaaaaattatttatatggCAGGAGATGTAGAGTTCAAAAAACTGGGAGACGAGGAGGCAGGGGTAATCATTGTGGGACGGCTTGAAATATGTAACGTTTGTTAATTGAATTGGTCTGCCCGatacatatttttctttgtttcaaaatttgaatgaaaccataaaatcatgagaatgcctacagTTGcttaaaagaaaactgaaacagtcaaaaattgatttttttaaaagttgctaAATTAATGtgagaaaacttgaaagtttgaaaaaacgaTGAGAAAAGGTGGTTTAAGagtgttttttatcaaaaaattacataaacACTGCTGGAGTGTTTTACACATTGAAAAGTTCTAAATTAAAACGGTTGtataaatttaacattttttttcatagttttgaataaacgaaacgttaaaaaatgactaaaaattgaaatgaagaaCTTTTCTTCGGAACGGTCTGAAGATCAATTGACTACAATCTCTTGATGTCAGactgaaacattatttttttaaaatttgaatgccCGAAAAATAGAAAGCTTTCAGCGGAATTGTGAAGTATAAAGTACGAATTCTCAGTTAGTaaacctaaaaaataataaaatttgaatatttacagtatacctacagtataattacaaaaaatccaaattcagCTATCTTCTTCCCCAAACTTCACACTTTATAAAGGTGTCTACATGGTCGGCAAGATAATAGAAAATGCTAAGTGATAGGAAAATCAAAACGAATATTGTtccatctttttgaaaaaatcgctCAGATCAAAAATAGCAactaaacagaaaaaaaggaaaaaaattgaatgaaaacccaacagtttttaattatcttgcgtcatttttttaaattcaaattttactgtttcaggaAAATGTTATCGGTAaatgaaatttagaataaaacTATTCACACGGCGACTATTTTGAGATAACAGAGCATGTAGTTGTAATTGAGATCATGGACGGCGGCGTGGATTtcggaagaaaaaaagaaaaacttcatagagcaacaaattcaaaaaccaggCGCCTTGAGTTTGTAGGCATTGTCCATGTGATCAGTTTAAGTgcttatttatttgatttgaatgaaaaccgagagaaaacacattttcagttgaaaattaggaagaaaaaggaggaaaaatatataaatatgtttttttggaCTTTAAAACGCAACTAGACtgtttatggaaaattttcaatttttcccataaaaagtaaaattaagGTTGTTGGAGAAGCAATGGTTGTGCGGCACTCCTTATCTAAATATTCCTAATGCCAAATGTCCGGTTTAATACTTTTTCGACATATCTTCCTCAAAAACCGCAGAAAATATTACCAAATAACGTATCTATTTCTTGTCCAGATCTGATGGCTACTTGATACTTTGGataatctcaaaaactaacaCATTTTATCaatacaaaacatttatttcaaatctaAGTTCAATTATTGTCCAACCGCTGCATTGTAATCCTTGATAAACTTGTCGTACTTGGCCACATTTTCCGCTGTCAGCAAAGCCGCATACTTTTCCTTGTACTTCTCGAGGAAGTAGTTGAGCATGACACGGTGAATGAAGAGGTACTGGACATCGTTCTGGATTGAGAAGGCCCTTTGATCACGGAGTGCCTTCACAAGCTCAGGCATCGGAGGGCACGGCTTGTTCTCGGCGATCTTCtctgaaattatagaaatttttattaaaaactaacaTTGTTCAAAACTCACCAAGAATGTATTCGATGGCGACGATGGTCCCGGTACGCCCAATCCCGGCAGAACAGTGCACGACGATTGGAACCTTGGATCCGCGGATTGCGGAAAGCAGCTCCAAGCTTGTTAGCTTACAAGGTGGGACTCCACGATCCGGCCACTCAGTCCATTGAAGATGACGAACGGACATCGTCTGACCACCACTATAAGTAAGGTTGAGCATAGTGATCTGAATCTCCGGGTCCCTCTCCATTGGCTTCGAGCCCGACACGTTCTCCACGACACAACCACTCTTCAGAGTAAGCTTTTCGCCTTGAGCAGCTGGCCAGTACTGAGCGCATTTGAGCTTTCCCATCTCGACGGTCTTGCAAAGCATGACAATCTGCTCGACCTTGTTTTGAATGACCATCCACCAGAATTCATCGATCGTTTGGTCAAGTGGTCCCTGGGCGCAGATGAAACGCTTTTCTGGGATCATGGGGCATCCGACGTAGTTTGCATGGATGTAGTTGCA includes:
- the Y59E9AR.1 gene encoding Major sperm protein (Confirmed by transcript evidence) yields the protein MAHSAQSVPPGDIQTQPGTKIVFNAPYDDKHTYHIKVINSSARRIGYGIKTTNMKRLGVDPPCGVLDPKEAVLLAVSCDAFAFGQEDTNNDRITVEWTNTPDGAAKQFRREWFQGDGMVRRKNLPIEYNP
- the F36H12.10 gene encoding Protein-tyrosine phosphatase (Confirmed by transcript evidence), encoding MNVANNNCGQMLSDSSESSEPPRAQAGAVFGKKDKGKKADTKKKNTATEGSKRVKKEKKKDDGEAAKGDPTNKTNMTPAPPQTHPIVEQWVLRALDVGVDKLREEFRGLAKYTRPDMTQVMFNANQSPDIAITKNRYQDVPCQDLSAVKLDQPSPCNYIHANYVGCPMIPEKRFICAQGPLDQTIDEFWWMVIQNKVEQIVMLCKTVEMGKLKCAQYWPAAQGEKLTLKSGCVVENVSGSKPMERDPEIQITMLNLTYSGGQTMSVRHLQWTEWPDRGVPPCKLTSLELLSAIRGSKVPIVVHCSAGIGRTGTIVAIEYILEKIAENKPCPPMPELVKALRDQRAFSIQNDVQYLFIHRVMLNYFLEKYKEKYAALLTAENVAKYDKFIKDYNAAVGQ
- the Y59E9AR.8 gene encoding RNase NYN domain-containing protein (Partially confirmed by transcript evidence), coding for MDYQQDEYDEPFRIHLNLDNLTEDEAKARFSLIYDQHAQTMKRRETNDYLRPICIDGTDVSNKLNHIIRKNMDLFPVDKSIFNMRAITMALWYFISRGHAAVVFLPTNLRDFAQKCSDPHELSLLAKLELIVFDESTALNPSSAVLLSKTVATWAQNNDGCIVGSRKKYGLLGQRYSELIDRVTNTLISPAFTPDNELEICDLVRLVLAADEVRRNDENSNCMGYQLLASDQVVIMSKLAKMIGKDSMIDLCNRARELNTSTNPNYRNIFNNQKQSTSMGRVYQSPYHFNDPFLPDYVAPPPPIALESVAKPTRIGHRHSIYRVGEDKSTELENGDNRRKAVYRGALIDALQPMFGLEKATALVNGNPDQNEINDLIELGINQ